GACAGGACCCGGATGAGACCACTGTCTGGTCATCTGTCAATTGTTGGTTAACTGTgttgatatatttaaatgttgctTTTGGTCGGTATTCTTTTCTACAATTGAAAAATGTGGGAAATATTTCTATACGCAATTTATTAAGTAACTTATCCTAAATGTTAGGCTATTCAATTTTCTCTGAAGTCATTTACAATTCAGTTTTACTATTAGTTTCCTGCAGTCATGCATGTTGGAGTGTCTAATTTCCTGCTTCATTCTCAATATTAACACATACTAGAAGATGCCTGCAATATCGCGGAACACTTGGGCAAGTATTGAAACAAAagagttgttttacattttgcgGGCAGTACGTCCCTTGAGCATATGCATATCAGACACGGATCGACAATGGTCTCCAAATTCActtattttctcaaaaataggcgttttctgtgaaaaaaatgtctttttcaaagacaaatttaagaaatacaaaacactacatttgTATGTCATAACACATATATTTTCGACTTGTATTGTTTCGGATGCGATGCGGCTCGATGAAATCTGTCTCTTCCTTTAGTAGTATAATTGATGTGTAATTTTGCATCAGCTATATatgccaaaaaaacaaaatctatcAATACACATGAATTTGAAATGAGAATTTACACTAAACATAATGGAGATATAGACAGCATTGACATTATTGTGAACTCTGGAAGAGAAATACTAGACAGTACACAGTTCATTTCGAAATATCAGTTGTGTTTCTAATTTAATTTAGAAGATTTTGGTATTAATCCATCAAAGACACGCAAGATGATTTAACAAAAGCATTATAATAATCATCATTATAAATAAACGCACCTCAATTGCTAGTGATAGAAATAACTTATGGGGATTTAGAccataaacatacaaatatataatttagaataaaaaaaaaagcttcgGCGGAGATATTTTAGGACAGTGTTCACGTCATTCGTATTATTTACAAACAAtataactaatttttttttataaatttatatatgcaGAGGCAAGTTTCTCGttcataaaattattaaaaattgaattgcaTGGAAAGTGTATGTTAAAACACAAGAACACAAACACAATAGATTTAATATTTTCCTTGTTGGTCGTGTAAATGAGTGtgtatcattgttttttttaaataacctaTCATGGATATTTGGAAAATGAGTAAGTACAATCATGATCTGAATAGTGGTACGTACAGGTGTTTCTTCGGTTGGGATTTTCTGCCTTTGCCTTTTCCACTATTGTctctgaaatacatgtaaacatgATAATATTCAATAACCTATCACATCTAGTTTTAAATGGAGAGTTGAAATCACGAACGAACTCATTTTGTTGGGTGATCTTGTTGATAtttattgttcgtttctatAAAATATAAGGATTGCTTTCGTTTGGGTGAAAGTAAAGCTAcaagataaaacaaaagtaTGAAGCATCATTCTCACGTAAAATccatgatatattttatttcaaccaaGTCTTACCCgtttttatataactttaataGTTGACCTACCTGTCGTCTAAGTCTACGTCTTTAATATCAGCCGGTTCTACCacactgtaaaaaataaatattttaaaagttatgtgTGTGTATTCGCAGTATCAAAACTATTTCCATTTTCTGCATACCTTTTTTACGTGTGTTCTTGGTGAGTCGGTTTTTATTCGTTTGCAGATTCTGATTGTTATCTTGatatcatgtatgtacatgtagtatgtggagtaatacatgtatgttcaaatattttatttttgtcgcatttttctaattattgttaaatatagTACAGACATAGTCTCGAGAGTATCATCATCATGATAAATAGTAGTTGTGGCGAAATAAGTTAACACGCATTTACATTCTAACCTTTTTAAAGTTATGCTAAGGTCACCCTATGGttgacaggcacatatatatGATTAGTAAATTATGTCCTGTCACACATCGCCCCCAGTTTAGCCAGGCTAGGAAAAATATCACGGAGACATCAGAAAGTCTGAAACATACCCAAATATATACTTAGTAAACAGAAATCATTgaacatttttgatattttagatttaGATTTCAGAACTATACGGTATGGCGATGGCAGCTGTTGTTTGTTTCTGTTGAAATTTTCGTTACTTTTGTCCAGACTAGGGTCTATTTTGAAAAACAGATAACGTTAACTATtttatcattgtcaatataattatgttaacaTTAAGATGTCTTGTATGGCCTTTATTGTACATGTGTTACAAAGGTTGGTGTCACATTGATGTCGCACATCTactattatttttatgaaaaaaatataatgcacACCATTGTACAAATGGAATCAGATTACCTGGTTGGCCATATATATTCATCAATATGTATACTTTTCTGTTTTCTTAGTACATTTTTTAGACCGGAATCGTCGCATTTCAAAAAAATGCCTACTCGTTGACTCTTTGAGTTAATGATGCAAATAATAGATGAAAGTAAGTAaatctcatttaaaaaaataaataaaaatacagacATACATGTCCACGAGgagttataataataatttttaaatcaaattaaaaaaatatttctatcgCCATGGAAATTTATAGTCCTTTCAGTGAACAATGgtgaattaaaattattaacattaattttattatttcagacaAGTGCACCTTTATGAATGCATTTTAAtacataaaatgtgtttttacaaATATCCTGAAAgtgcttttatttattatttataattttttttatattaccttagccgtatttggcacaactttttgggaattttggatccccaatgctcttcaactttgtacttgtttggctttaaaactattttgatatgagcggtCACTGatcgagtcttatgtagacgaaacgcgcgtatggcgtactaaattataatcctgttacttttgataactattttctaaaaaaaaatgaaattaggAGCAATATAACCTCTTTCGTTAAAGAATAACTAGTGTCAGATTTACGCATAGACAAGCAAGTTGTTGTATTTTCTGGTCGTTTGAGCAATGGAAATATACTaacattaatttattatacaatatttaccATACTTACATTTCACAGTCTTTTGATTCAATAATGAGTATGTTATCCTCATATCGTGTTGGTAAATTGGGACATTCTGTAGTAGCTACTTGATCTACAGAAACAACTGGATTAGGTCCTTGTTGCCTTCCCGTATCGTCTTGCGTAGATCCTTGTTTGTTACCGGTTTCAACTGGTTTAGATGGTGGACTTCCGGTATTATCTGTCTGTGATCCTTGTTGTTTGCTTGTATCAACTGGCTTAGAGGGCTGTATTTGGTTAATTAGATCAGTTGGTTTAGCTGCTTGACTTCCGGTATCATCTGGCTTAGATGCTTGTTTGCTGGTATCCACTGGCTTCGCAGGTATTTGTGAAGTAACGGTATTAGCTGGCTTAGTTGCTTGACTTCCAGTATCATCTGGCTTAGATGCTTGTTTGCTGGTATCTAATGGCTTTTCTGGTATTTGTGGAGAACCACTATTAGCTGTCTTAGTTGCTTGACTTCCAGTATCATCTGGTAAAGATATTTGCTGTTTGCTAGTATCTATTGGCTTAGAAGGTTGTTGGTTAGATGGATCAACTGGCGTCATTGCTTGACTACCGGTATCAACTTGCTTAGTAGCAGGACTTCTTATATCATCTGACTGAGATCCTTGTTGTTTACTAGTGTCTACTGGCTTTGCGGGATCTTGTGGACTGCCAGGATTAGCTGGTTTAGATGATTGATTTCTGGCGTCATCTGCCTGAAACCCTTGCTGTTTGCTGGTTTCCAATGGTATAGAGGGTTGTTGGTTAATGGGGTCAGCTTGTTTAGATGATTGACCTCCAGCATCATCTGGCCTAGAACCTTGCTGTTTGTTTGTATCAACTTGCTTAGAGGGCTGGTTAACAGGATCAGATGGCTTAGATGCTGGACTTCTTGTATCATCTGACTGAGATCCTTGCTGTCTGATGGTATCTACTGGTTTGGATGGATCTTGTAGACTATTAGGATCAGCTGGTTTTGATGCCTGACTTCCTGTATCATCTGACTGAGCTCCGTGCTGTTTGCTGGGATCTACTGGCGGTGAGTGACCCAGTGGATTACCAGGATCAGCTACTTTTGATGCTGGAATATTAGTTTCATCTGGTCTAGAACCTCGCTGTTTGTTTGTATCAACTTGCGTAGTAGGCTGGTTAACAGGATCAGATGGTTTTGATGCCTGACTTCCTGTATCATCTGACTGAGATCCGTGCTGCTTGCTGGAATCTACTGGCGGTGAGAGACCTAGTGGATTACCAGGATCAGCTACTTTTGATGCTGGAATATTAGTATCATCTGGTCTAGAACCTCGCTGTTTGTTTGTATCTACTGGCGTAGAGGGCTCTGGTTGGTTAACGGGATCAGCTGCTTTTGATGCTGGAGTTTTATTATCATCTGGCTGAGATCCTTGCTGTTTGTTGGTATTTACTAGCTTAGACGGTTGTTGTTGTTTAATGGAATCAGCTGGCTTCGATGCTGGAACTCCGGTATCAACTGGCTTATTTACTTGAGGTCCGGTATCATCTGGCTGAGATCCTTGTTTGCTGGTATCTACTGGCTTTGAGGGAACTTTTGGAGTACCGGTTTCAACTGGCTTAGAGGCGTGACTTCCGGTATCAGCTGTATTAGATGTGTGTGGGGGTTCGACAGGTTTTGTCCCAATTTGTTGTATTAACGTCACTTCTGGAATTAAGATTCACACTGCTAGGAAAAGTTGTTAACCTCAAATGTACATGaagcttttaaaaatcttttaaccACTACAAAAATTATCGGTTATATCGTTCCCACCCTCTCTGAATTTTATctgattgtacttgtagttgtATTTTTGTCTACTTGCACTTCAATAAAGCTTTTGTTTCACATTATATTTCCAATCATTCATGGAgactttaaaacttaaaatgtacatgcagatttaaataatcttttaatcACTATGAAAATTATAAGTCATAGCTTTCATGTGTGAAGCTCGGAGTGGTAAAAGTATTTTGCGTATGTTTATTACCGAATTGAAATtgcatataaatgtaaaaaaaaaatcataaaacgtaACCAGACTCAAGCTAGggaacaataagccagcgaacaataagaCGAATCGTCCGGGTCGTGTATATTTCCGTGCTGTTTAACTATTAAGTGATGAATGCGAAGGTGTCCGATAGCAAAGCAATTCACCAAGGAGTAGAAATCCGGGCAGTACAACAGGCATCAATACTCAGGTATCCGTGTTATctagcaattttttttcatgcaaTACGCGTCCGTTTAATCTACAATTTTGACAATGAGTACATGTCCGTAGAGTCTACCAAATCAATTTCAATAGTAGTCTGATCAGTCTACCAAGTCAACGATACGCAGGTATATGTGTAGTCTAccaaaccaaatataaataggaGTCCGATCAGTCAACCAAGTCAAGTATCAACAGAAGTCCGATAAGTATACCAAGTCATGATCAACGATGagaatgtatacatgtatatatgcagTCTAGAAAGTCAGCGATCAGGATCCATGCAGTCTTAAATATTAACGATACAATTCTTTCCGTATCGCAAGTCATTGATATGTAAGTATCAGTGCAATCTAGTATATCAAAAATAAGCTGATGGCCCATGTAGTACAGGTAATCATTTATAAGTATGCGTTCGTGATATCTAAATAGTCAAAGATGAAAAAGCATCCGGACCGTCGATAATAGAGAGGCtcaatataccagagggacattctaACTCATAAGCTGAAAACAAACTACCAGCGCCATGACTAAATAAGACaagcagaaaaacaatagtacacaaaatcCAACAtagtaaaataaacaaagtcAAATATATGATTAGATATTCGTACCATATAGCAAAGCAAAGGCGTGCATGTATCCGTGCAGGAAAACAAGTCAACTATGAGGAGGTACagtatttcattatattttatcaattgcAGGTGTATGGTCAGTCTTATTACCAGTATTCAGTACAGATGTGTACCATGCAGATAAGCATTCGTCAATGCTTACTACTGATGAAAATATGTAACAGCGCTTGAATcgtttacaataaaaaataactaaaacactTACCCCAcaacacaaacagaaaaacaagaTTTCCAACCACTGTCTTCATCGTTCAAATAATTGTGTCGGTTAATtgctttatttttgttgttttataaacaaaaatatttggcCCCAGAAAGGATACGCAAATTCAGATTCATTTAACGTCGCACTGTATGCATTTCTTTAGTATTAATAAGTAGAAACGAAACGTCCGATATTGAGCGATTTTACTACtacttttgatgaaaaaaatattacaagatcGTTAAATTTTCTGCAAGATTTTCCTTCTTTGAGCCTCATTTATGACGATGACAAAATTCTTATTTACTGAAAGCTTAGATATATAGGTAcaacattgttatattatagaatagatttgtattttttttttacaagtttgATATTTACATGTTAGAACCTTAAAATGAACTTAAGCGCAGTAAATGACAAATGATTGTGTCTGTTTTCGGACATATGTGTTATAATAGTGACTATCCCTTACATTTGTCATAGAATCTTTTTATAGGTATCTAACAGCTGATAAATTGCAGTGATCGCTAAGTGACCAGTGGACAATATTAATTGATCGAAGGAATACAAAAATAACTGTGATTCAAAGGCGGATTCAGAAGGGGGCTTTCTGAAAATTTGGTGGATTATATAGGGAACCACTGAAGTATGACTGGAGCGGCCCCCTTATGTCAGTTAGTAGGCCACCTTATTAACAGTTCTGGATCAGCCCCCTGTGATTCTTATAAGACATTAAATTTCATAAGAAACTTTGTTTTCAACGGATTCATCGTAAAACATATGTGACAGCCACCCataaatatgtcattttttttttacaaaggtCATGACAACTTAAACTTCCTCTTActgtaaataatttataacgAGACTTATGATAGACAACGTAATGATTCAacgcaaaatatatataagaatactcataagaaaaattatataaatatgtatatttatttcagtATACAACAAATGGCAGTTttcaacaacaaatggaagtttttaacgaccttgactggctatacagcccttgcacggtcggccctggcttgcgccttttttggcattaaataatttatatttttactatgttgttatttaaataatttagaatggtaagaaagtttaataaaaacaaaaatttaaaaagcaaaaatttgtataaacaaatgaataaaatggcAGTTTTTAACAACCTTGCCTGGCTATATAGGTGTTATATCACCATTGGTTTTTCTCTGTctgtctttgttaaatttgcacttttcaaaaaaatgtgcagaatttatctttgtttcaaataaaaaaaaatactttgtataagtaaagttttatcctgtacagtactatagaaaaaatatcacataacatttcattgcatataacgATTGCAaatcgttcggtttgcccgtgtgtgctctgatgtcatagattttaacgattgtaatcaatgcatcactgggaaattgttgtgtcagggatttcgataccataaattacttaaaacctttactaaattctttcatcgatacaaatatttgattagTTATAAATTTGGTTATatctgtagaaaacttattaaaaatggtatttcacatcctaaattttagggtaatattgtacttaaagcgaggcaATCACTAgatgatccttgtaaactcatcgaagcTTATGAGTAAGGGTTagcgtaccaatattgtaattagatctctgattatagtttacattggcactaatatcgattttgtcattagcaaattgaaacataactaaattttattatctattgtggcgagatgtatagagacacagacacgttaatttttatctctatagaagtcgctcctCAATatcctactacctgtcgatacatttatttttggcattgcacaagtcatgtctagttttttttttttttttttttttttttatcttttcaccAGTTTGTCGTGAGTGTCAACATGAAAGGTTTTAAATCAAAACGTTTAAATATGCTGTACGATATATAACTacgaaaacaaaacatgaaGCAAGTGAGTAAATCTCATCGTACAGGTCAACTTATCCGTGAGGGCGACCATAATACCTATTTCGTTTATTCTCGTACATGTAGCCCTGTTTTTGTTGAtgcagtttttttgttgttgtttttttgttttacgtCATAAGTATAATTTtacttatatgacaaaaaagaaTCATTTACTAATGTTGACAATGACGTCGTCCTTGTTGTGAACATACATGACGTTATGtatcaatattaatatatatataggccaTACGATGGGGCAGAGGGTATTTAACTGTAGAAAAATAAGAAGTTGAAAACAGATTATAAACAGTCTCCGGGACAAGTTTGCAATTCCGCTGAGTGCAAAAgttgtcaccttaatttttgGTGGTAGGTCAAAATGATGTTGATAACTTGGTTGGTATTGGCTCCCTGAGATTTGTCCTAAAAAAATTGGTCTCTAGCACCACTGTTgaaaaagttatgcccctttttaGTCAGTTTTCCTTAGAGGAAAAGTggttttcctcaagggaaatcaaATTTCCCTGAAGGAAAAACaattttcctcaagggaaatatttttttcctcagAGGAAAAAGATTTCCCTTAGGGAATTTGCTGCATAAAtgtttcctttgaggaaattctttttccttagaggaaatataatttcctttgaggaaatataatttcctttgaggaaatatAATTTCCTTTGAGGAAAATTTATCAACTTCaatttcctttgaggaaatatAATTTCCTTTGAGGAAAATTTATCAACTTCaatttcctttgaggaaatataatttcctttgaggaaatataatttcctttgaggaaatatAATTTCCTTTGAGGAAAATTTATCAACTTCaatttcctttgaggaaattaaaaaaaaacttttttcccTTAAGGAAATTTAATGAATTCAAATTTCCCTTAAGGAAATTTAATGAATTCaaatttcccttgaggaaatTTTTTGACTCCAAATTTCCCTTAAGGAAATTTCATGACTCAAAATTTCCCTTAAGGAAATTGCATGATTTCAAATTTCCCTGAAGGAAATCTCATGATTCCAAATTTCCCATAAGAAAATTTTATGATTGAAAATTTCCACTGAGGAAATTTACAGTCACctaatttcctcaaaggaaCTGATCGATAAATTTTACactgaagaatattttttttcaaatacccAAGAAAATTCATACCATTAAGAGTATTTGTTATATTGCATTTAAGAATATTGTAATCTCATCTTGCTAATGgatatttgtttcaatattggCATGTAcctggttaaaaaaaaagcacacaatcagctttaaatatttattcatcaCTTTTGAATGTTGACTAATCATGATAATGTACAAGCATATATCTACATATCATTCTTGTTACAtaatcttataaatataaactttcttcctaacaatataattcaaacaaaacaaagttaACAAAAAACTGAACAAGTCAACAATGCACTGCACATTAAAGCATCAATAAACTGAGTATCAATAGTTCTATAGTGGCTTCAAATACTTCTGAGGGTATGTCCTCTTGTAGCCGTCCAAAGTATACTTAACAGTATAACCTGAAATGCAATAAGAagaaattaatttgtatttagaTATAGATCATATTCAAACAGGAATATCAGTTCCATTACATATTTCCCATGTACAGTGTTCAGTGAACAGTAAAAACCCTTATATTAGTGAGTGTATATAGAAATACAACATTATCctggaaattaataaaaataacaaatgagaAACGAACTGGATAATGACCCCTTtgctttttaatatatataggctttgctcattg
Above is a window of Mytilus trossulus isolate FHL-02 chromosome 4, PNRI_Mtr1.1.1.hap1, whole genome shotgun sequence DNA encoding:
- the LOC134714909 gene encoding sialidase-like, which codes for MKTVVGNLVFLFVLWEVTLIQQIGTKPVEPPHTSNTADTGSHASKPVETGTPKVPSKPVDTSKQGSQPDDTGPQVNKPVDTGVPASKPADSIKQQQPSKLVNTNKQQGSQPDDNKTPASKAADPVNQPEPSTPVDTNKQRGSRPDDTNIPASKVADPGNPLGLSPPVDSSKQHGSQSDDTGSQASKPSDPVNQPTTQVDTNKQRGSRPDETNIPASKVADPGNPLGHSPPVDPSKQHGAQSDDTGSQASKPADPNSLQDPSKPVDTIRQQGSQSDDTRSPASKPSDPVNQPSKQVDTNKQQGSRPDDAGGQSSKQADPINQQPSIPLETSKQQGFQADDARNQSSKPANPGSPQDPAKPVDTSKQQGSQSDDIRSPATKQVDTGSQAMTPVDPSNQQPSKPIDTSKQQISLPDDTGSQATKTANSGSPQIPEKPLDTSKQASKPDDTGSQATKPANTVTSQIPAKPVDTSKQASKPDDTGSQAAKPTDLINQIQPSKPVDTSKQQGSQTDNTGSPPSKPVETGNKQGSTQDDTGRQQGPNPVVSVDQVATTECPNLPTRYEDNILIIESKDCEIVVEPADIKDVDLDDRDNSGKGKGRKSQPKKHLKEYRPKATFKYINTVNQQLTDDQTVVSSGSCPELPTTRVFNAVTIELIPGQCEIELELEKIERDDQPDKKGKGKKGKGGKGKKHSTRQDKKLLEMVPAVSFRSKQTQPQLP